The genomic segment TTAAGTCCAATTTATTTAGGTGTAATTTACATATAGTAACATTCATCTTCCTTTGGTGTACAGTTCTGACAATTCTATCCAGTCATGTAGCCAGCACAAGTGAGATCTTtagcattttcatcaccccaagtTCTGGCACCCTTTTGTGGTCAATCGCTGCCCTCTAAACCCAAACTCTGGCAAGCATCAATTTGACTACAAagttaccttttccagaatgtggCCTTTTGtatctagcttctttcacttagcattacctttttaaaattcccttggGTGTGCCACAggcatcttaaaatttttattagggAAAAACTCAAACATATAAAATTCAAATAGCATAACAGACCACCCTGTGCCTCACACCAAATTCGAACAATTATCAACCCAGGGCCAATTTTATTTCATCTACGACCCCTGCATCACGTACCAACCCCCAGATATATCATTTCATCTACAGTATAGGCATTTCAATGTGTCTAAAAAATGtgggctttcctgttggctcagatgataaagaatctgcctgcaatgcaggagacccggctttgatccctggtcaggaagatcccctggagaaggaaatggcaacccactgcaatattcttgcctggagaattccatggacagaggagcctggtgggctacagtttatgggtcacgaagagacacgactgaacgactaatactttctacattttttctctaaaaatttaggactctctcttttttttctttttttccgggggtggggtgggcggttGTTTAGGAAAATGCTATCCCCCCAATTTTAGGGGGAGGCTGCCCCTTGGGCAAGTGGAATctaccaaggatcgaaccccgcCCACTACATTGGAAGCTCGGAGTCAGAGCCaccagaccgccagggaagtacCCCCTGATTTTAGATAAAACTTCTCGGCAAGATACCTCACAGTAGACGGTACCTATTTCCTTTCGTGGCGCAttaccaggggaaaaaaaacatctGGGATCCAGGATattgaacttcagttcagttgcttagtcgtgtccgactttttgcgaccccatgaatggcagcacgccaggcctcttgtccatcaccaactcccggagttcactcaggctcacatccatcgagtcggtgatgccatccagccatctcatcctcggtggtccccttctcctcctgcccccaatccctcccagcatcagaatcttccagtgagtcaactcttcacatgaggtggccaaagtactggagtttcagctttagcatcattccttccaaagaaatcccaggaccgatctcctttagaatggacgggttggatctccttgcagtccaacggactctcaaagagtcttctccaacaccacagttcaaaagcatcaattcttcggcactcagctttcttcacagtccaactctcacatccatacttgaccactggaaaaaccatagccttgactagacggacctttgttggcagagtagtgtctctgcttctgaatatgctatctaggttggtgatatcAGAACTCCAAATTACATCGCCCGAAGGGTCTAGGAGGGGCGGGGCTGTCCCACAGGCGTCAGCGAAGCGCATGCGCAGAGAGGCGCATCCTCTCGGCTGCCGTAGATCGCCTCTTCACGTGTTCTCCCGGCCGTCATGGCGGCCGTTCGGAAGCCAGTGCTGCTCGGGCTTCGAGATGCTGCAGTGCATGGCCGTCCCACGGGGCCGAGCGCCTGGACCGCAAGCAAGCTGGGCGGCGTTCCGGTGAGGTGGGGCGCGGGAGCCGGGGTCGGCTGGAACTGGTGTTGGGCTACGGGGTGAGGGAGTGGGCGAGGTCCCTGGACAAAGTCAGGGTCTGAGCGCCTTCCTTGTCCTCAGGACGCCCTGCCCGCCGTGGCAGCTCCGAGGCCGGTGTGTGAACTGTGCCGGCAGCCGCTTGCCCTCGTCGTGCAGGTGTACTGCCCGCTGGAAGGCTCTCCTTTTCATCGGCTCCTGCACGTGTTCGCTTGCCCTCGCCCTGAGTGCGGTAGCGGCGGGGCGCGCAGGTAGGCGGGGAAGTAGCGGAGCTGCCCACGGGATTTCTGTCGAGTGGGCGGGAGTGGCGGCCGCGCCAGGTGCACCGGGAGGGGACTGGCCAGCCCTCCGGCAGTTGGCGACGGAGTCCTCACCGCAGTTTTTCTTTACTATGAAGTTGGAAGGTGTTCCGCTCCCAGTGCCTgcagatgagagagaaagagactcaGAACGCTCAGGTAACGCAGTTGTGACcatcatattgttgttgtttagccgctaaatcgtgtctctttgcgaccccgtggactgcctgCAAAGATAGGACTGCAGAACAAAATCCAGCTTTTCTTTGCCAATAAATGTTGCTTATACATTCACTGAGTTCTTAATGTGTGCGAAGCATTGTGCTACCAATAGGAATAAAAAGGTGGTGTTTGCCTGTATTTCTTGGGGTTCAATTGCAGATAATAGTAAAGCGTTTTGACTTTTTATAGCTGAGGCTgatttaaagttaaatttttccTTATCTTACTAGATAGGCTGGAAGAAATTACTCCAGGAGTGACGTGCAGAACTACACCTCAGAACTGTCCTGTCAGGGAGCTACCATGACACCTCCCATGCAGTCTGGAAGCCCAGATGTATTCTGATGAAGTTGCCCTTGTCAGCACTGTTGACTCCAGAGCCTTGCTCTGCCTCCATCTACACACCAGCTGCCTTTTGTGTCATGGTCactttctgcttcattctgttaAGTTTGTCTCTCTAGTGTTCCTTATGAGCAGAACCCCTGACCGTATCTAGAACCCTAGCTGCTTAggagtctgggaaatgtagttctttCTTACCAGCTTCTGCAGTACATGAAGCACAACTGAAAGAGGTGTTGAAGAAACCACCACAGTATATCTCCCACAGCGCCCCTGAGAAGGAAACACAACATTCGTCACCTCCAGCATGCTTTTGAGTAAACCACGAGGtgctggagagggaggggcaggtgAAGGATTAGGTGGCTCAGGAAGCCGAGGGAACAGTGTGCTTGAACCTCATTCGCTGGGTATTTTTCCAGAAACAGGAAAATGGCCTCACAGCCGAGGACTGGTGTCAAGGTGCAGATGACTGGGGAAGTGACAGTGAGGAAGCGTCTCCACCGCAGCCTATCTCGGATTTTGGAAATGATTCGAGCAATGCCAGGGACAGAGACTGGACCTCCCAGCTCCAGGACCTCCGCCTGCAGGATACTGTCCCAGGTGTTGCTCCTCCTGCACCTCCTGGGGAAGGCCCCGTCTTGCCTCCTGCGGTGCCGCAGTTCCTGCCCTACTACATCTGTGTCGTTGATGAGGATGACTACACGGACTTCGTCAGTCTGGACCATGCTCAGAGCCTTCTGAGGGAGTATCAGCAGAGAGAAGGAGTTGATATGGAACACCTGCTTTCCCAAAGGTGAGCCTGTGTGCTGTTGAGTTTGAGAGGTGGTTTGATCAGGAGGCTGCCAGAGTGGGTACTCTTTGATTTTATCCTCAAAACTGGGGATACTTTTTCAGGCAGAACTTTTTCGGGTCCGACACACGGACAGGTGTGTAGGACCTGTCTGCTTCACTCCTCTTGGGTTAGAAACGGAGACAGATACGAGGAAATCTTATGAGCCACCCTTGAGTTAGCTTGAAAACACTTGGTTTTATTTATAAGGACTCTCACGAAAATGACCAGAGCTGTTTCATTTGTAAGCATTTTCAAGATAGTGTGGGGGTGCACAAAGACGTGTTGGTGTTTGAAAATACTCCGTAATGGAGAAAGGCCTGACAAGAGCCAGTGGGTATGtgacttttattttgtttatttattgatttttggctgccctgagtctttgttgctgtacacggactttctctagttgcgacgagtgggggctcctctctgcagt from the Capra hircus breed San Clemente chromosome 18, ASM170441v1, whole genome shotgun sequence genome contains:
- the PDCD2L gene encoding programmed cell death protein 2-like, which codes for MAAVRKPVLLGLRDAAVHGRPTGPSAWTASKLGGVPDALPAVAAPRPVCELCRQPLALVVQVYCPLEGSPFHRLLHVFACPRPECGSGGARSWKVFRSQCLQMREKETQNAQKQENGLTAEDWCQGADDWGSDSEEASPPQPISDFGNDSSNARDRDWTSQLQDLRLQDTVPGVAPPAPPGEGPVLPPAVPQFLPYYICVVDEDDYTDFVSLDHAQSLLREYQQREGVDMEHLLSQSLSSDGDEKYEKTIIKSGDKMFYKFMKRIAACQEQILRYSWSGEPLFLTCPTSEVTELPACSHCGARRIFEFQLMPALVSMLKSANLDLSVEFGTILIYTCEKSCWPQDDQAPMEEFCIIQEDPDELLFK